Proteins encoded within one genomic window of Arachis ipaensis cultivar K30076 chromosome B08, Araip1.1, whole genome shotgun sequence:
- the LOC107613369 gene encoding (-)-germacrene D synthase-like isoform X2, translating to MSLSASVPVIPSTQHAPSNSKRRSANFAPSIWHDTFLKYADSEFSGINETMKQELQMHKKKVKMYLSSNDNNILQKLCLIDSIQHLSISYHFQHEIDEILAQIHNDFTNNNDLVTKECDLHFIALLFRLFRQKGYYISSDIFNKFKNRRGEFDEITDVQGMWSLYEAAQLRVHGEDILEEAHEFTYNRLKSITNQLSLSLGDQINQSLGQPFHKAIPRMKARSYISFYEKDPSCDKVDLLNFAKLDFNMVQKLYKKEIGSNTKWWRESDFATTVPYARDRIVEVFFWPFAMNSDPKYSTARQIITKLVLCISLMDDTYDVYGTVKELELFTRAIQRWDIRYIESLSECFKVVFNAIVECLMEIDVFMNDVNGDSSLVMQHVKQAFSNFVQGYMVEAKWCHEGYIPTYDEYKINGVLTSANPLFTTVFTAFGESATKEMFGWISNIPVILKATSLVCRLLNDLASHKFEQQREHVASAVESCMKQYDFSKEEAYEFIKKDINDSWKDMNEEYLKLTEKIPRSILDCIVNLARICEFLYADFEDKYTNCELLNDHIMALLLDPIIV from the exons GGAATCAACGAAACCATGAAACAAGAACTTCAAATGCATAAAAAGAAGGTGAAGATGTATTTGTCTTCTAATGACAATAATATCTTACAAAAGTTATGTTTAATAGATTCAATTCAACATTTGAGTATATCTTATCATTTTCAACATGAAATTGATGAAATATTAGCCCAAATCCACAATGATTTTACCAACAATAATGACCTTGTTACAAAAGAATGCGATCTTCACTTTATTGCATTACTTTTTCGTTTATTTCGACAAAAGGGATATTACATTTCATCAG ATATTTTCAACAAATTCAAGAATAGAAGGGGAGAATTCGATGAAATAACTGATGTTCAAGGAATGTGGAGCTTGTATGAAGCTGCACAATTAAGAGTTCATGGAGAAGATATATTAGAGGAAGCACATGAATTCACATACAATAGACTTAAGTCTATCACCAATCAATTGAGTCTATCTCTTGGTGACCAAATCAATCAAAGTTTAGGACAACCTTTTCACAAGGCAATTCCAAGAATGAAGGCAAGGTCATATATATCTTTCTATGAAAAAGATCCTTCATGTGACAAGGTTGATCTTCTAAACTTCGCAAAATTGGATTTCAATATGGTGCAAAAATTGTACAAAAAAGAAATTGGTAGCAACACCAA GTGGTGGAGAGAATCAGATTTTGCAACAACGGTTCCTTATGCAAGAGACAGGATAGTTGAAGTATTCTTTTGGCCTTTTGCTATGAACTCTGATCCTAAATATAGCACTGCAAGACAAATAATAACCAAATTGGTTTTATGTATCTCTCTTATGGATGATACTTATGATGTTTATGGCACGGTTAAAGAACTTGAACTCTTCACTAGAGCAATCCAAAG atgggATATTCGTTACATTGAATCTCTTTCAGAGTGCTTTAAAGTTGTTTTCAATGCAATTGTGGAATGTTTGATGGAAATAGACGTTTTCATGAATGATGTGAATGGAGACTCAAGCTTAGTAATGCAACATGTTAAACAAGCC TTTTCTAATTTTGTACAAGGTTACATGGTTGAAGCAAAATGGTGCCATGAAGGCTATATTCCAACATATGATGAGTACAAGATTAACGGAGTTCTCACTTCAGCAAATCCATTGTTTACAACAGTGTTCACTGCCTTCGGAGAATCTGCAACCAaagaaatgtttggttggatttcgAATATTCCGGTCATCTTAAAAGCCACATCACTTGTTTGCAGACTACTAAATGATTTGGCCTCACACAAG TTTGAACAACAAAGGGAACATGTTGCTTCTGCAGTAGAAAGTTGCATGAAGCAATATGACTTTTCAAAAGAGGAGGCCTATGAATTTATTAAAAAGGATATCAATGATTCTTGGAAGGATATGAATGAAGAGTATCTCAAGTTAACTGAGAAAATCCCAAGATCCATCCTTGATTGCATTGTTAATTTGGCACGCATATGTGAGTTTCTATATGCAGACTTTGAAGATAAATACACCAACTGTGAACTTCTGAACGATCACATCATGGCACTGCTTTTGGACCCCATCATCGTGTAG
- the LOC107613369 gene encoding probable terpene synthase 2 isoform X4, with protein MNSFVFHIGINETMKQELQMHKKKVKMYLSSNDNNILQKLCLIDSIQHLSISYHFQHEIDEILAQIHNDFTNNNDLVTKECDLHFIALLFRLFRQKGYYISSDIFNKFKNRRGEFDEITDVQGMWSLYEAAQLRVHGEDILEEAHEFTYNRLKSITNQLSLSLGDQINQSLGQPFHKAIPRMKARSYISFYEKDPSCDKVDLLNFAKLDFNMVQKLYKKEIGSNTKWWRESDFATTVPYARDRIVEVFFWPFAMNSDPKYSTARQIITKLVLCISLMDDTYDVYGTVKELELFTRAIQRWDIRYIESLSECFKVVFNAIVECLMEIDVFMNDVNGDSSLVMQHVKQAFSNFVQGYMVEAKWCHEGYIPTYDEYKINGVLTSANPLFTTVFTAFGESATKEMFGWISNIPVILKATSLVCRLLNDLASHKFEQQREHVASAVESCMKQYDFSKEEAYEFIKKDINDSWKDMNEEYLKLTEKIPRSILDCIVNLARICEFLYADFEDKYTNCELLNDHIMALLLDPIIV; from the exons GGAATCAACGAAACCATGAAACAAGAACTTCAAATGCATAAAAAGAAGGTGAAGATGTATTTGTCTTCTAATGACAATAATATCTTACAAAAGTTATGTTTAATAGATTCAATTCAACATTTGAGTATATCTTATCATTTTCAACATGAAATTGATGAAATATTAGCCCAAATCCACAATGATTTTACCAACAATAATGACCTTGTTACAAAAGAATGCGATCTTCACTTTATTGCATTACTTTTTCGTTTATTTCGACAAAAGGGATATTACATTTCATCAG ATATTTTCAACAAATTCAAGAATAGAAGGGGAGAATTCGATGAAATAACTGATGTTCAAGGAATGTGGAGCTTGTATGAAGCTGCACAATTAAGAGTTCATGGAGAAGATATATTAGAGGAAGCACATGAATTCACATACAATAGACTTAAGTCTATCACCAATCAATTGAGTCTATCTCTTGGTGACCAAATCAATCAAAGTTTAGGACAACCTTTTCACAAGGCAATTCCAAGAATGAAGGCAAGGTCATATATATCTTTCTATGAAAAAGATCCTTCATGTGACAAGGTTGATCTTCTAAACTTCGCAAAATTGGATTTCAATATGGTGCAAAAATTGTACAAAAAAGAAATTGGTAGCAACACCAA GTGGTGGAGAGAATCAGATTTTGCAACAACGGTTCCTTATGCAAGAGACAGGATAGTTGAAGTATTCTTTTGGCCTTTTGCTATGAACTCTGATCCTAAATATAGCACTGCAAGACAAATAATAACCAAATTGGTTTTATGTATCTCTCTTATGGATGATACTTATGATGTTTATGGCACGGTTAAAGAACTTGAACTCTTCACTAGAGCAATCCAAAG atgggATATTCGTTACATTGAATCTCTTTCAGAGTGCTTTAAAGTTGTTTTCAATGCAATTGTGGAATGTTTGATGGAAATAGACGTTTTCATGAATGATGTGAATGGAGACTCAAGCTTAGTAATGCAACATGTTAAACAAGCC TTTTCTAATTTTGTACAAGGTTACATGGTTGAAGCAAAATGGTGCCATGAAGGCTATATTCCAACATATGATGAGTACAAGATTAACGGAGTTCTCACTTCAGCAAATCCATTGTTTACAACAGTGTTCACTGCCTTCGGAGAATCTGCAACCAaagaaatgtttggttggatttcgAATATTCCGGTCATCTTAAAAGCCACATCACTTGTTTGCAGACTACTAAATGATTTGGCCTCACACAAG TTTGAACAACAAAGGGAACATGTTGCTTCTGCAGTAGAAAGTTGCATGAAGCAATATGACTTTTCAAAAGAGGAGGCCTATGAATTTATTAAAAAGGATATCAATGATTCTTGGAAGGATATGAATGAAGAGTATCTCAAGTTAACTGAGAAAATCCCAAGATCCATCCTTGATTGCATTGTTAATTTGGCACGCATATGTGAGTTTCTATATGCAGACTTTGAAGATAAATACACCAACTGTGAACTTCTGAACGATCACATCATGGCACTGCTTTTGGACCCCATCATCGTGTAG
- the LOC107613369 gene encoding probable terpene synthase 2 isoform X3 has protein sequence MDTWVLAYGRPLGSTFIGLPLATEVSKGINETMKQELQMHKKKVKMYLSSNDNNILQKLCLIDSIQHLSISYHFQHEIDEILAQIHNDFTNNNDLVTKECDLHFIALLFRLFRQKGYYISSDIFNKFKNRRGEFDEITDVQGMWSLYEAAQLRVHGEDILEEAHEFTYNRLKSITNQLSLSLGDQINQSLGQPFHKAIPRMKARSYISFYEKDPSCDKVDLLNFAKLDFNMVQKLYKKEIGSNTKWWRESDFATTVPYARDRIVEVFFWPFAMNSDPKYSTARQIITKLVLCISLMDDTYDVYGTVKELELFTRAIQRWDIRYIESLSECFKVVFNAIVECLMEIDVFMNDVNGDSSLVMQHVKQAFSNFVQGYMVEAKWCHEGYIPTYDEYKINGVLTSANPLFTTVFTAFGESATKEMFGWISNIPVILKATSLVCRLLNDLASHKFEQQREHVASAVESCMKQYDFSKEEAYEFIKKDINDSWKDMNEEYLKLTEKIPRSILDCIVNLARICEFLYADFEDKYTNCELLNDHIMALLLDPIIV, from the exons GGAATCAACGAAACCATGAAACAAGAACTTCAAATGCATAAAAAGAAGGTGAAGATGTATTTGTCTTCTAATGACAATAATATCTTACAAAAGTTATGTTTAATAGATTCAATTCAACATTTGAGTATATCTTATCATTTTCAACATGAAATTGATGAAATATTAGCCCAAATCCACAATGATTTTACCAACAATAATGACCTTGTTACAAAAGAATGCGATCTTCACTTTATTGCATTACTTTTTCGTTTATTTCGACAAAAGGGATATTACATTTCATCAG ATATTTTCAACAAATTCAAGAATAGAAGGGGAGAATTCGATGAAATAACTGATGTTCAAGGAATGTGGAGCTTGTATGAAGCTGCACAATTAAGAGTTCATGGAGAAGATATATTAGAGGAAGCACATGAATTCACATACAATAGACTTAAGTCTATCACCAATCAATTGAGTCTATCTCTTGGTGACCAAATCAATCAAAGTTTAGGACAACCTTTTCACAAGGCAATTCCAAGAATGAAGGCAAGGTCATATATATCTTTCTATGAAAAAGATCCTTCATGTGACAAGGTTGATCTTCTAAACTTCGCAAAATTGGATTTCAATATGGTGCAAAAATTGTACAAAAAAGAAATTGGTAGCAACACCAA GTGGTGGAGAGAATCAGATTTTGCAACAACGGTTCCTTATGCAAGAGACAGGATAGTTGAAGTATTCTTTTGGCCTTTTGCTATGAACTCTGATCCTAAATATAGCACTGCAAGACAAATAATAACCAAATTGGTTTTATGTATCTCTCTTATGGATGATACTTATGATGTTTATGGCACGGTTAAAGAACTTGAACTCTTCACTAGAGCAATCCAAAG atgggATATTCGTTACATTGAATCTCTTTCAGAGTGCTTTAAAGTTGTTTTCAATGCAATTGTGGAATGTTTGATGGAAATAGACGTTTTCATGAATGATGTGAATGGAGACTCAAGCTTAGTAATGCAACATGTTAAACAAGCC TTTTCTAATTTTGTACAAGGTTACATGGTTGAAGCAAAATGGTGCCATGAAGGCTATATTCCAACATATGATGAGTACAAGATTAACGGAGTTCTCACTTCAGCAAATCCATTGTTTACAACAGTGTTCACTGCCTTCGGAGAATCTGCAACCAaagaaatgtttggttggatttcgAATATTCCGGTCATCTTAAAAGCCACATCACTTGTTTGCAGACTACTAAATGATTTGGCCTCACACAAG TTTGAACAACAAAGGGAACATGTTGCTTCTGCAGTAGAAAGTTGCATGAAGCAATATGACTTTTCAAAAGAGGAGGCCTATGAATTTATTAAAAAGGATATCAATGATTCTTGGAAGGATATGAATGAAGAGTATCTCAAGTTAACTGAGAAAATCCCAAGATCCATCCTTGATTGCATTGTTAATTTGGCACGCATATGTGAGTTTCTATATGCAGACTTTGAAGATAAATACACCAACTGTGAACTTCTGAACGATCACATCATGGCACTGCTTTTGGACCCCATCATCGTGTAG
- the LOC107613369 gene encoding probable terpene synthase 2 isoform X5, with protein sequence MKQELQMHKKKVKMYLSSNDNNILQKLCLIDSIQHLSISYHFQHEIDEILAQIHNDFTNNNDLVTKECDLHFIALLFRLFRQKGYYISSDIFNKFKNRRGEFDEITDVQGMWSLYEAAQLRVHGEDILEEAHEFTYNRLKSITNQLSLSLGDQINQSLGQPFHKAIPRMKARSYISFYEKDPSCDKVDLLNFAKLDFNMVQKLYKKEIGSNTKWWRESDFATTVPYARDRIVEVFFWPFAMNSDPKYSTARQIITKLVLCISLMDDTYDVYGTVKELELFTRAIQRWDIRYIESLSECFKVVFNAIVECLMEIDVFMNDVNGDSSLVMQHVKQAFSNFVQGYMVEAKWCHEGYIPTYDEYKINGVLTSANPLFTTVFTAFGESATKEMFGWISNIPVILKATSLVCRLLNDLASHKFEQQREHVASAVESCMKQYDFSKEEAYEFIKKDINDSWKDMNEEYLKLTEKIPRSILDCIVNLARICEFLYADFEDKYTNCELLNDHIMALLLDPIIV encoded by the exons ATGAAACAAGAACTTCAAATGCATAAAAAGAAGGTGAAGATGTATTTGTCTTCTAATGACAATAATATCTTACAAAAGTTATGTTTAATAGATTCAATTCAACATTTGAGTATATCTTATCATTTTCAACATGAAATTGATGAAATATTAGCCCAAATCCACAATGATTTTACCAACAATAATGACCTTGTTACAAAAGAATGCGATCTTCACTTTATTGCATTACTTTTTCGTTTATTTCGACAAAAGGGATATTACATTTCATCAG ATATTTTCAACAAATTCAAGAATAGAAGGGGAGAATTCGATGAAATAACTGATGTTCAAGGAATGTGGAGCTTGTATGAAGCTGCACAATTAAGAGTTCATGGAGAAGATATATTAGAGGAAGCACATGAATTCACATACAATAGACTTAAGTCTATCACCAATCAATTGAGTCTATCTCTTGGTGACCAAATCAATCAAAGTTTAGGACAACCTTTTCACAAGGCAATTCCAAGAATGAAGGCAAGGTCATATATATCTTTCTATGAAAAAGATCCTTCATGTGACAAGGTTGATCTTCTAAACTTCGCAAAATTGGATTTCAATATGGTGCAAAAATTGTACAAAAAAGAAATTGGTAGCAACACCAA GTGGTGGAGAGAATCAGATTTTGCAACAACGGTTCCTTATGCAAGAGACAGGATAGTTGAAGTATTCTTTTGGCCTTTTGCTATGAACTCTGATCCTAAATATAGCACTGCAAGACAAATAATAACCAAATTGGTTTTATGTATCTCTCTTATGGATGATACTTATGATGTTTATGGCACGGTTAAAGAACTTGAACTCTTCACTAGAGCAATCCAAAG atgggATATTCGTTACATTGAATCTCTTTCAGAGTGCTTTAAAGTTGTTTTCAATGCAATTGTGGAATGTTTGATGGAAATAGACGTTTTCATGAATGATGTGAATGGAGACTCAAGCTTAGTAATGCAACATGTTAAACAAGCC TTTTCTAATTTTGTACAAGGTTACATGGTTGAAGCAAAATGGTGCCATGAAGGCTATATTCCAACATATGATGAGTACAAGATTAACGGAGTTCTCACTTCAGCAAATCCATTGTTTACAACAGTGTTCACTGCCTTCGGAGAATCTGCAACCAaagaaatgtttggttggatttcgAATATTCCGGTCATCTTAAAAGCCACATCACTTGTTTGCAGACTACTAAATGATTTGGCCTCACACAAG TTTGAACAACAAAGGGAACATGTTGCTTCTGCAGTAGAAAGTTGCATGAAGCAATATGACTTTTCAAAAGAGGAGGCCTATGAATTTATTAAAAAGGATATCAATGATTCTTGGAAGGATATGAATGAAGAGTATCTCAAGTTAACTGAGAAAATCCCAAGATCCATCCTTGATTGCATTGTTAATTTGGCACGCATATGTGAGTTTCTATATGCAGACTTTGAAGATAAATACACCAACTGTGAACTTCTGAACGATCACATCATGGCACTGCTTTTGGACCCCATCATCGTGTAG
- the LOC107614386 gene encoding uncharacterized protein LOC107614386 has product MEFMSCEQKERVSWWVLMLCTSPLLLDHPYSIILTAAISFVFSSHPLYAFYEDKNDVAVPLCEAAEMINGDDYGIRQQIGSDSSFYGSIYYSRSTPNVAFWTNLTEFA; this is encoded by the exons ATGGAGTTTATGAGTTGTGAACAAAAGGAGCGTGTTTCATGGTGGGTGTTGATGTTGTGTACGTCCCCTCTCCTGTTAGATCATCCGTACTCCATCATCTTAACAGCAgcaatttcttttgttttctcttcaCATCCTCTTTAT GCTTTTTATGAAGATAAGAATGATGTTGCTGTGCCGTTATGTGAGGCTGCCGAGATGATCAATGGTGATGATTATGGGATTCGACAGCAAATAGGCAGTGATAGCAGTTTCTATGGCTCCATATATTATTCCAGAAGTACCCCTAAT gttgcattttggacgaatttaacaGAATTTGCGTGA